From Lepus europaeus isolate LE1 chromosome 3, mLepTim1.pri, whole genome shotgun sequence, a single genomic window includes:
- the KIFC1 gene encoding kinesin-like protein KIFC1, translated as MEPQRSPLSEVKGNIELKTPLVTGSSRLPLPGSRLKRGPEQMENALEPEKKRIRGLGPSTKIVSSRPRAAPLSTVSQTQGQVTAQKVAKKVGARSSTSVATVLKNQKPAPAVPSQKPGTSAAPPVVGGKKPGKRPAWDLKGQLCDMSAELKRSRERTQTLSQENQQLQDQLREAQQQAKALGTERRTLEEELARVRTQAEQGQRELGSLSSRVLELEERLGTQEGLVQELQKEQLELQEERRGLATRLEEQERRLEASEAALSSSQAEVASLRQEAAAQAALLAERGDRLHGLEMERRRLHNQLQELKGNIRVFCRVRPVLPGEPTPPPGFLSFPSGPGGPSDLPTRLSLSRSDDRRGTLSGAPAPTTRHDFSFDRVFPPASGQDEVFEEISMLVQSALDGYPVCIFAYGQTGSGKTFTMEGGPGGDPQLEGLIPRALRHLFSVAQELSGQGWTYSFVASYVEIYNETVRDLLATGTRKGQAGECEIRRAGPGSEELTVTNARYVSVSCEKEVEALLHLAHQNRAVARTAQNERSSRSHSVFQLQILGEHPSRGLQCGAPLSLVDLAGSERLDPSLAFGPGERERLRETQAINSSLSTLGLVIMALSNKESHVPYRNSKLTYLLQNSLGGSAKMLMFVNISPLEENASESLNSLRFASKVNQCVIGTAQANKK; from the exons AGGTCTCCCCTGTCAGAAGTGAAAGGGAATATAGAGCTGAAGACACCCCTGGTCACGGGCTCTTCCCGACTTCCTCTCCCAGGAAGCAGGCTCAAGAGGGGGcctgagcagatggaaaatgccTTGGAGCCCGAAAAG AAACGGATACGAGGGCTGGGTCCGTCGACCAAAATTGTCTCATCCCGGCCCAGAGCAGCCCCACTCAGCACTGTGTCACAGACCCAAGGCCAGGTTACAG CTCAGAAAGTTGCCAAGAAGGTAGGAGCCCGGAGTTCCACAAGTGTCGCCACAG TGTTGAAGAACCAGAAGCCAGCCCCTGCCGTTCCTTCCCAGAAGCCTGGCA CATCAGCCGCTCCTCCCGTGGTGGGAGGGAAGAAACCTGGCAAGCGTCCGGCCTGGGACCTCAAGGGTCAGTTATGTGACATGAGTGCAGAGCTGAAACGCAGCCGTGAGAGGACTCAGACGTTGAGCCAGGAGAACCAACAGCTGCAGGATCAGCTCAGAGAGGCCCAACAACAGGCCAAGGCCCTAGGAACAGAGCGCAGGACACTGGAAGAGGAGTTGGCCAGGGTACGGACCCAGGCCGAGCAGGGTCAGCGGGAGCTGGGGAGCCTGAGTAGCCGTGTCCTGGAGCTGGAAGAGCGACTGGGCACGCAGGAGGGCTTGGTGCAAGAGCTGCAGAAAGAACAGCTGGAATTGCAGGAGGAGCGGAGGGGCCTGGCCACGCGACTGGAGGAACAGGAG AGGAGGCTGGAAGCATCAGAGGCTGCTCTGTCAAGCAGCCAAGCAGAGGTGGCGTCTCTGCGGCAGGAGGCCGCAGCCCAGGCAGCCTTACTTGCTGAGCGAGGAGACCGTCTCCACGGGCTAGAGATGGAGCGCCGACGACTGCACAACCAGCTGCAAGAACTCAAGGGCAACATCCGGGTGTTCTGCCGGGTCCGCCCTGTCCTTCCAGGGGAGCCTACCCCACCCCCTGGCTTCCTCTCATTTCCCTCTGGCCCTGGTGGGCCCTCTGATCTTCCAACCCGCCTTAGCCTCTCCCGCTCTGATGATCGGCGTGGGACCCTGAGTGGGGCACCAGCTCCTACCACCCGCCACGACTTCTCTTTTGACCGGGTATTCCCACCAGCAAGTGGCCAGGATGAAGTGTTTGAGGAAATCTCCATGCTTGTCCAGTCAGCCCTGGATGGCTACCCAGTATGCATCTTTGCTTATGGCCAGACAGGCAGTGGCAAGACCTTCACAATGGAAGGTGGGCCTGGGGGAGACCCCCAGTTGGAGGGGCTGATTCCTCGGGCCCTGCGGCACCTcttctctgtggcccaggagctgagtggccagggctggacctacAGCTTTGTGGCAAGCTATGTAGAGATCTACAATGAGACTGTCCGAGACTTGCTGGCCACTGGGACCCGGAAGGGCCAAGCAGGAGAGTGTGAGATTCGCCGGGCAGGACCAGGGAGCGAGGAGCTTACCGTCACCAATGCTCGATATGTCTCTGTTTCCTGTGAGAAAGAG GTGGAGGCCCTGCTCCATCTGGCCCACCAGAATCGAGCTGTGGCCCGCACAGCACAGAATGAGCGGTCATCACGCAGCCACAGCGTGTTCCAGCTGCAGATCTTGGGGGAGCACCCTAGCCGAGGCCTGCAGTGTGGGGCCCCTCTCAGCCTTGTGGATCTGGCTGGGAGTGAACGACTAGACCCCAGCCTAGCCTTCGGCCCTGGGGAGCGGGAACGTCTTCGGGAAACACAGGCCATTAACAGCAGTCTGTCCACGCTAGGGCTGGTCATCATGGCCCTGAGCAATAAG GAGTCCCATGTGCCTTACCGGAACAGCAAGCTCACGTACCTGCTGCAGAACTCTCTGGGGGGTAGCGCCAAGAt GCTCATGTTTGTGAACATTTCCCCTCTAGAAGAGAACGCCTCTGAGTCCCTCAACTCTCTGCGTTTTGCCTCCAAG GTGAATCAGTGTGTTATTGGCACTGCCCAGGCCAACAAGAAATGA
- the PHF1 gene encoding PHD finger protein 1 isoform X1: protein MAQPPRLSRSSAPSLWDPASPAPTSGPRPRLWEGQDVLARWTDGLLYLGTIKKVDSAREVCLVQFEDDSQFLVLWKDISPAALPGEELLCCVCRSETVVPGNRLVSCEKCRHAYHQDCHVPRAPAPGEGEGTSWVCRQCIFAIATKRGGALKKGPYARAMLGMKLSLPYGLKGLDWDAGHLSNRQQSYCYCGGPGEWNLKMLQCRSCLQWFHEACTQCLSKPLLYGDRFYEFECCVCRGGPEKVRRLQLRWVDVAHLVLYHLSVCCKKKYFDFDREILPFTSENWDSLLLGELSDTPKGERSSKLLSALNSHKDRFISGREIKKRKCLFGLHARTPPPVEPPTGDGAPTSFPSGQGPGGGVSRPLGKRRRPEPEPLRRRQKGKVEELGPPSAVRNQPESREQRERARLQRALQASVSPPSPSPNQSYQGSSGYNFRPTDARCLPSSPIRMFASFHPSASTAGTSGDGEPPDRSPLELHIGFPTDIPKSAPHSMTASSSSTPAPSPGLPRRSAPPSPLCRSLSPGTGGGVRGGVGYLSRGDPVRVLARRVRPDGSVQYLVEWGGGGIF, encoded by the exons ATGGCGCAGCCCCCCCGGCTGAGCCGCTCTAGTGCTCCCTCACTTTGGGACCCGgcgtcccctgcccccacctcaggccCCAGGCCTCGGCTGTGGGAGGGTCAAGATGTGCTGGCCAGATGGACTGATGGGCTGCTATACCTGGGCACCATCAAGAAG GTGGACAGTGCTCGGGAAGTGTGTCTGGTCCAGTTTGAGGACGATTCCCAGTTTCTGGTTCTGTGGAAAGACATTAGCCCTG CCGCCCTCCCTGGGGAGGAACTCCTCTGTTGTGTCTGTCGATCCGAGACCGTGGTCCCTGGGAACCGGCTGGTCAGCTGTGAGAAGTGTCGCCATG CTTATCACCAGGACTGCCACGTTCcccgggccccagcccctggagaAGGAGAGGGCACATCCTGGGTCTGCCGCCAGTGCATCTTTGCCATCGCCACCAAG aggggaggggcacTGAAGAAGGGCCCCTATGCCAGGGCCATGCTGGGTATGAAGCTGTCTCTGCCGTACGGACTGAAGGGGCTGGACTGGGACGCCGGACATCTGAGCAACCGGCAGCAGAGCTACTGCTACTGTGGTGGCCCTGGGGA GTGGAACCTGAAAATGCTGCAGTGCCGGAGCTGCCTGCAGTGGTTCCATGAGGCCTGCACCCAGTGTCTGAGCAAGCCCCTCCTCTACGGGGACAG GTTCTATGAATTTGAATGTTGTGTGTGTCGGGGAGGCCCTGAGAAAGTCCGACGGCTACAGCTTCGCTG GGTGGACGTGGCCCATCTAGTCCTCTATCACCTTAGCGTCTGCTGTAAGAAGAAATACTTTGATTTTGACCGCGAGATCCTCCCCTTCACCTCTGAGAATTGGGACAGCTTGCTTCTGGGGGAG CTTTCAGACACTCCCAAGGGAGAACGTTCTTCTAAGCTGCTCTCTGCTCTTAACAGTCACAAAGACCG TTTCATTTCAGGGCGGGAGATTAAGAAGAGGAAATGCTTATTTGGTCTCCATGCTCGGACCCCTCCTCCTGTGGAGCCCCCTACTGGAGATGGAGCCCCCACCAG CTTCCCTtcagggcagggccctgggggaggggtctcACGTCCCCTGGGGAAGCGCCGGAGGCCGGAGCCAGAGCCCctgaggaggaggcagaaggggaaagtggaggagctggggccacCCTCAGCAGTGCGCAATCAGCCCGAGTCCCGGGAGCAGAGGGAGCGGGCTCGTCTGCAGAGGGCACTGCAG GCCTCAGTGTCTCCACCATCCCCCAGCCCTAACCAGAGCTACCAGGGCAGCAGCGGCTACAACTTCCGGCCCACAGATGCCCGCTGCCTGCCCAG CAGCCCCATCCGGATGTTCGCCTCCTTCCACCCTTCTGCCAGCACCGCAGGGACCTCTGGGGATGGTGAACCCCCAGACAG GTCACCCCTGGAACTTCACATTGGCTTCCCCACAGACATCCCTAAAAGTGCCCCCCACTCGATGACTGCCTCATcttcctccaccccagccccctccccagggcttccTAGACGCTCAGCACCTCCTTCTCCCCTGTGCCGTAGCTTGTCTCCTGGGACTGGGGGAGGAGTGCGGGGTGGGGTTGGCTACCTGTCCCGAGGGGACCCTGTCCGGGTCCTTGCTCGGAGAGTACGGCCTGATGGCTCTGTGCAGTACCTGGttgagtggggaggagggggcatcTTCTGA
- the PHF1 gene encoding PHD finger protein 1 isoform X2 codes for MAQPPRLSRSSAPSLWDPASPAPTSGPRPRLWEGQDVLARWTDGLLYLGTIKKVDSAREVCLVQFEDDSQFLVLWKDISPAALPGEELLCCVCRSETVVPGNRLVSCEKCRHAYHQDCHVPRAPAPGEGEGTSWVCRQCIFAIATKRGGALKKGPYARAMLGMKLSLPYGLKGLDWDAGHLSNRQQSYCYCGGPGEWNLKMLQCRSCLQWFHEACTQCLSKPLLYGDRFYEFECCVCRGGPEKVRRLQLRWVDVAHLVLYHLSVCCKKKYFDFDREILPFTSENWDSLLLGELSDTPKGERSSKLLSALNSHKDRFISGREIKKRKCLFGLHARTPPPVEPPTGDGAPTRPQCLHHPPALTRATRAAAATTSGPQMPAACPAAPSGCSPPSTLLPAPQGPLGMVNPQTGHPWNFTLASPQTSLKVPPTR; via the exons ATGGCGCAGCCCCCCCGGCTGAGCCGCTCTAGTGCTCCCTCACTTTGGGACCCGgcgtcccctgcccccacctcaggccCCAGGCCTCGGCTGTGGGAGGGTCAAGATGTGCTGGCCAGATGGACTGATGGGCTGCTATACCTGGGCACCATCAAGAAG GTGGACAGTGCTCGGGAAGTGTGTCTGGTCCAGTTTGAGGACGATTCCCAGTTTCTGGTTCTGTGGAAAGACATTAGCCCTG CCGCCCTCCCTGGGGAGGAACTCCTCTGTTGTGTCTGTCGATCCGAGACCGTGGTCCCTGGGAACCGGCTGGTCAGCTGTGAGAAGTGTCGCCATG CTTATCACCAGGACTGCCACGTTCcccgggccccagcccctggagaAGGAGAGGGCACATCCTGGGTCTGCCGCCAGTGCATCTTTGCCATCGCCACCAAG aggggaggggcacTGAAGAAGGGCCCCTATGCCAGGGCCATGCTGGGTATGAAGCTGTCTCTGCCGTACGGACTGAAGGGGCTGGACTGGGACGCCGGACATCTGAGCAACCGGCAGCAGAGCTACTGCTACTGTGGTGGCCCTGGGGA GTGGAACCTGAAAATGCTGCAGTGCCGGAGCTGCCTGCAGTGGTTCCATGAGGCCTGCACCCAGTGTCTGAGCAAGCCCCTCCTCTACGGGGACAG GTTCTATGAATTTGAATGTTGTGTGTGTCGGGGAGGCCCTGAGAAAGTCCGACGGCTACAGCTTCGCTG GGTGGACGTGGCCCATCTAGTCCTCTATCACCTTAGCGTCTGCTGTAAGAAGAAATACTTTGATTTTGACCGCGAGATCCTCCCCTTCACCTCTGAGAATTGGGACAGCTTGCTTCTGGGGGAG CTTTCAGACACTCCCAAGGGAGAACGTTCTTCTAAGCTGCTCTCTGCTCTTAACAGTCACAAAGACCG TTTCATTTCAGGGCGGGAGATTAAGAAGAGGAAATGCTTATTTGGTCTCCATGCTCGGACCCCTCCTCCTGTGGAGCCCCCTACTGGAGATGGAGCCCCCACCAG GCCTCAGTGTCTCCACCATCCCCCAGCCCTAACCAGAGCTACCAGGGCAGCAGCGGCTACAACTTCCGGCCCACAGATGCCCGCTGCCTGCCCAG CAGCCCCATCCGGATGTTCGCCTCCTTCCACCCTTCTGCCAGCACCGCAGGGACCTCTGGGGATGGTGAACCCCCAGACAG GTCACCCCTGGAACTTCACATTGGCTTCCCCACAGACATCCCTAAAAGTGCCCCCCACTCGATGA
- the CUTA gene encoding protein CutA isoform X1, with product MRGGRAPAVLLGGGAALLLSLLWMPTLLPVASRLLLLPRALLSMASEIPPSAAPPASGSGYVPGSVSAAFVTCPNEKVAKEIARAVVEKRLAACVNLIPQITSIYEWKGKIEEDSEVLMMIKTQSSLVPALTDFVRSVHPYEVAEVIALPVEQGNSPYLQWVRQVTERGPDSSTALP from the exons ATGAGGGGGGGACGGGCTCCTGCAGTCCTGCTCGGCGGAGGG GCTGCCCTGCTCCTGTCGCTCCTTTGGATGCCTACCCTGCTGCCCGTGGCCTCTCGCCTTCTGTTGCTACCCCGAGCCCTGCTGTCCATGGCCTCTGAAATCCCCCCGTCCGCTGCCCCGCCGGCCTCAGGCTCTGGCTATGTTCCAGGATCGGTCTCTGCGGCGTTTGTCACCTGCCCCAACGAGAAAGTCGCCAAGGAAATCGCCAG GGCTGTGGTGGAGAAGCGCCTGGCAGCCTGCGTGAACCTCATCCCTCAGATCACATCCAT CTATGAGTGGAAAGGAAAGATCGAGGAGGACAGTGAGGTGCTGATG ATGATTAAAACTCAAAGTTCCTTGGTCCCGGCTTTGACAGACTTTGTCCG TTCTGTGCACCCTTACGAAGTGGCAGAGGTGATTGCGCTGCCTGTGGAGCAGGGGAACTCCCCGTACCTGCAGTGGGTGCGGCAGGTCACAGAGCGGGGCCCCGACTCGAGCACAGCCCTACCGTGA
- the CUTA gene encoding protein CutA isoform X2 encodes MPTLLPVASRLLLLPRALLSMASEIPPSAAPPASGSGYVPGSVSAAFVTCPNEKVAKEIARAVVEKRLAACVNLIPQITSIYEWKGKIEEDSEVLMMIKTQSSLVPALTDFVRSVHPYEVAEVIALPVEQGNSPYLQWVRQVTERGPDSSTALP; translated from the exons ATGCCTACCCTGCTGCCCGTGGCCTCTCGCCTTCTGTTGCTACCCCGAGCCCTGCTGTCCATGGCCTCTGAAATCCCCCCGTCCGCTGCCCCGCCGGCCTCAGGCTCTGGCTATGTTCCAGGATCGGTCTCTGCGGCGTTTGTCACCTGCCCCAACGAGAAAGTCGCCAAGGAAATCGCCAG GGCTGTGGTGGAGAAGCGCCTGGCAGCCTGCGTGAACCTCATCCCTCAGATCACATCCAT CTATGAGTGGAAAGGAAAGATCGAGGAGGACAGTGAGGTGCTGATG ATGATTAAAACTCAAAGTTCCTTGGTCCCGGCTTTGACAGACTTTGTCCG TTCTGTGCACCCTTACGAAGTGGCAGAGGTGATTGCGCTGCCTGTGGAGCAGGGGAACTCCCCGTACCTGCAGTGGGTGCGGCAGGTCACAGAGCGGGGCCCCGACTCGAGCACAGCCCTACCGTGA